The segment ATACCAATATTATCAGTCCTACAGTTACAGCAATTAACAGCACGGTTCTGGTAACACACTAACTTTGATTCTTTTATATAGCATATGAAACAGAACTACTCTCTTCTTTAATTACTCTCCGTTTTTAGAACTGTAGTTCATTTGAATGTGTTAAATGGACACTTTTAATTTGTGATGACAGCGACTGCTTACCATATAATAAGAGTTTGCATGAACCAACATGTTCGGAAAGTTACTGCACCAATATTGCTGTTAAAgtggattatttattttattgcaacgAGTCCGTAATAACGAAAGCAGTGATCAAATTACATGTTACTCGAGTATCAATGAGTCAGCAAGTGGTGAATCAagagataaaaattaacttctaCATGACCAACGACTCTATAGATAATGTGGTTCAATTAAGTGGTAACATTGGCTACATAAAAGGGTTGCCCATAATAGCTTCATATTCAATAAACAACCATACAAAAGATTTCTTTAACAATACAGTTCCAAAGAAAAGAGACATTACAGTTCCTATTAATAGAAATGGTGTTTGTTTACTGACAaacataactaaaaatatattaatattcggACAAAATAAAAGACTGAAATGCAGACTATTTTTGAAACGAAGcacgaaaatatttaatggaaCTGATGAATGTCTCAGAATCCAgcatcaaataaatacatttttaggagcaagtaaaaagttttttatctcACCTTATGGCAATCCTCATGGAATCGGTGATGAGAAGTGGCTCGGTATGGATGTTCTTAATAACGACGTCATTTATGGCGAGTACCGAGCAAAAAGTTCAAAGTTGCTTTGTTTCAATATAGTGAAGAGCATTTCTTTTGTGTTTGCATTTGCTGATACAGGACAAACAAAGCAAgaaaaccaaattttaaatGCTAGAATAGAAGGTAGTGCTGAGAATGTGACATTTGATGTAGAAGACTTATCATTGGTTTTAAGCATAGACACCTACTTCGTTGATGTAAGTGTACCACCAATGGCGGATTTTCCAGAAGCTTCCCATTTAAACATTCGTTTTCCAAAggacttaataaattttccttcAAATAAGAGCAATTACTTTCAAAgctattactttttaatatgtatgaatttcatgttatgtttaatcaaataaaataactttcattttataactaataatttttattttgcaataatttaaacactttTATTACTTCTATCACTTTATCTTGGCTTTCACCCTTCTGAGTTGGACCTGTGGTGGCCTGAAAATAAATCCCATTTTATGTTTACACCAAGTCAAAGACCGAGTTATTGAGGTGCGGtttaatgaaactagtttatataaaagagaatttaatttaaacatagcTGTTCTAAGGAATTATGAGGATCGCTTATAGTACACATCAACCAGATCTAACTCAAGCcacaatatttgtatatacaatatttttacattgataACAATTCAATCTGTATGTACTCGATCTTTAAGGAATAATTTGTTCTAACTATagtaaaacaacaaattaaagtttgtttacatttatatacttcGATAATTGAGGGTCAGCCACATCAAGCAAGTATGTTACAGATGTTCTGCAaaacaaagatttaaacaGCAAATGATTGTTGAAgcctgtttatatttaaaacattataagacTATCAAaagaatttgtaatatttaatgtatttatattccaattattaataacaatttacacTCTGTTCCTTTCATTGTAAGATATCTATTTTCTGTCATCAACATCTGTAACATTcttttctttgataaaattagAACGGTGCACATTCACGGTCGGAACGTATAAGCGAACAGTTACATCAAGAGGGACGAACaaacgtaaatatatatattaggagGAACAGAAGTCGCTAGAGAGTAGCCGGTAGAAGTGAAATATCTCAGAAGACTCTGAAAAATAGAAGGAATCTACTTATTCTGTGGTAAATACAATGATTACTGACACGAAAATGTGATGCACTGAGAGGAAGTTCACCAgtgataatacaaaatatgaaaatcagTCATTACCATTGgctttttcaaaataatcaacTGATTACTTTTTTAACCTCTGCaagttaaaaaatgttacgtCACGTCCCTCACCACACGCATTAAGTTTTGGTCACAAGAAACTATCACAGAGATTGTTGAGCAGACAATATTATAAGAcgagttattatatataattatgaatgtgtgtgtatgttatACCTATGCGACGTATGTGTAGACCTTGCGGTCGTCGGGAGTGCGCGCGAGGTATTCCCGTTCTATGAGACCCTCAATACGTTTCTTGATCACGACGGGAGACGGGAGGAACCGCACGCGGAGCTGTTCCGTGACCTCCGCCACAAGTAATGTGTGCTGGAAAATTCATGAACAACaaatttagtataataattatggtccattaaaaatttgtaacacCCTGTATAACACATACCGCCATTTTCTTCCTGGCCTTCATGATCCTCACAATGGCTGCCTCTATTTCGTGTTTCCGGTCCTCGTCCACCTTGTTGCGTGTCTCGCGACGCTCCGGCTCCGATTCACCTTTCGCTGCTACTGTCTGAATCTTAACTCTGTGGACATATAATACCAGTAATACTCAAGTTTCTAGGACACGTGTCCTACAAACTTGACGACGTAGATTTAGGacgtagatttttttatatacgtaataGAAATGGCTTTTTGCCACAATTCCTACTTTTAGTTCCAAAAACCCCAGATTGTTCGATTATCAAAATACAGAGGTTTGGTTTGTTTCATAAGTGATGTCGATTTTCATGTCTCTAATTCTATGAAAAGTACAATTGTTTTACTTTCTTCTAATCGTTCTCACTTTGTTTTTTAAGGACGCAttacgtttttataataaatagtacagAGTGTATCATTATGAAACTAGTTTATTGTTTAGCCGCGGCGGCAAGGAAAATATGGGAAATTGAAGTGGAAGAGACGTTCACTAAATGGACGACACAGCGTTGTTACTTtcgataaatttgtattttctaaaaatcaCAAACATGGACCAGTACGGACATTTAGTCCGGACCTCGTGCCGTCAGACTACTATTTATCCAGATCTTTTCTTTCGGACCTGTAGTTTAATCGTGAAAAAGAAACCAAAAGTGTATACTGAAAACGCACAGCCACAATTTGTTGCTTGAACATTAAGGCTTTCTCAATATATGATTATTCAATAACCAAAATGAATACTGGACTGAACAATATTAACGAGACATCCATTAAAGCAAGCCATACAGATTTGTGTAATAATGTGACAGTGCAATTTCCCTTACAACTTACATAAGGTGCATTTCTCTGATGAaccgtataatatatatatatgacgttATTTTACTCACCTATGTAACTTGGAGGTGAAGGCATCGTTTACGTAGAACTGGTGCGACGGTTCGATCTCCTTGGTCTTGGGATGTTTGATCAGAACGCGCTGTGTCGGTTTCCCCATCGCTAGTGACTGTAATGCTCTTACCAAATCTTTTTCAGGGATGTCAGTCTCGTTCAGGATTTCCTGCGAATAAAGTGCATTATATACTTTGAGATGCGAATTATTTCACAGTTCAACCTAAAGAGACATCTCcgaagattataaatatatacacttgGCATATCTGTATGTTAATATATGGTAGTATATTACCTCGTAGGTGAGTCGTTCGCGTTTATTGAACAGTAGCAGCACGCACATCTGGAAGGTGGACACTTGTATGATGTGCCTGCGGACGGCGGCGGGGGCGGCGGGGGCGGAGGGCGGGGAGCGGGGCGGACTGCCGGTAGAGGGCGCGCGGAACGTCGCGTGGAGGTCCGCACTACCCAGCTGAGGCTGTAGGGACAACTGACGACCGGAGTGCTTTGCGAGATAGAACCTGCGATAATATATAACGAAGTGGTaattcatatatgtacatactagTTTATACTACAACACGCCagaatatactttattaaaataaaaaaatttgcgtGGCAATCTGAATACAAAGTGTCTATagattatttctttcattgaTCTTCGCACATGTTGATATCTACTTAGTTCATTAAATATGGATTTAAATCATGTACAtggaaatgtaatttataaaattgtcttaattaaagaaaataattaagaagcTTCGTTATAGACAACATTATCAtgacataaaattaagattttcgtatacacataatcccgacgttttggttcCTTTGCAGCAATCGTCATCGagagcagacgagatgagaactATCATGACATTATAAATTGCATCAAgaagtgataaaaaattaaatcaatctaTTTTTCGTTTCTTAATCATGACTACAAAGTACCTCTATAAGTAAATATcctaatatttacttatagaaTGATTTAGTACACTAATTCATATATTCTAATggagtatatattataacgatAACTCACGATCTGAACACGTCGAATGCACTCCTCGGCGCCGTGGGTATGTTACACTTGGGCGTCGCGCTCTGCGTCGGCCAGAAACCAGTCGTTAACACACGCACGGACAGATCCACGCCGTGCAAGTTGTTCTGTGACGAATGGAAGTAAGTATCaagtatattattacaatcatCATAGATATTAACGGACTAGTCTTGTGTCACATCTTCGCCGCGGAACAAGGCACATACAAAtttgtaaagtaataaaacacattcaCCCCTGATTGAAGCACATGCTCTTTGAACTCTTCCATAATAGTATTGGAGACTGTCATGTCTTTGAACATTCCTTCCAGCTTTGATGTGAATTGACATCCGCACTCAGTCTGAAATGCAAATAGCACATATTTTGAGCAATAATTTGGATACCAAAACGTagaatttgttacaaaaaagatGAAGACGAAGTAAATTATTCTAGGTGACTACATTAGTTACGGCTAACGCTGGTGGCGATGCAGGGTCTATGGGATTCTATAAAATCCTGCTTAAAGTCCGGTCTGCAAAATTCTTTACACATTTATGGcgtatcaacaaaaaaaaaaaaaaatatcccgaCTTTAAGCAAGATTTCAAAATGATAATCTGCAAAGTAAAACTTTGGACACTTACAAAAAATGTCCCAGAAAATTGGTAAAGAATTTTGCAGGATTGTTTGGATGGTCGGTTGTATGGAATTCACTGATCGCTCATTGGATTATCTATTTGTGAGACATCACCTATTATACAGTGAAAATCTCTTGGCTCCACGTCTTTAATTAAGCCTTCATTCTGGGAATGGTATCAGATCAGAATATACTCaatgtcgtttttttttaaatttatttttaaattattaactaattcAGTGCCAGCAACGGcagtgatattttttgtagcaTGTTGGCAATCAAGTAGCATGAAATATTGGAAATACTTGGACATaagataaacatacaaatatatttttttatttataaaataatatatattaatttacaatattgtgATCCTTAGTGACATGT is part of the Danaus plexippus chromosome 2, MEX_DaPlex, whole genome shotgun sequence genome and harbors:
- the LOC116765348 gene encoding tectonic-1-like, with product MQPIAYLCFTLLSILIQFSLLDFITTNDEDDISLDNLKLAYKKNEEIFDKIKQTPHALYYQTDKIRLQEKSNLIFPFKYSNVTLTEPSFLSSTEIGTTVFDLLYDDNVSSIDDHFTSETPVSSTEFDNVTEITLFDKKTSTAKPAEVPKKSMKTNKCDCNLLHDVCDVGCCCDDDCTKKEKVVFENCNNRNIERCVHCDKYQTYMCKDEETSGLYQSLFCIDKINLPEKATKNKNVVYSTDTGNFYTWPKKDKNIEMPTFSKQLYVAGQMIWTITNKKLNILEIPIMQCNNYCGGTKAIKFLRNEEIKCLVKLQDLHMLNVIKSSEDTNIISPTVTAINSTVLNCSSFECVKWTLLICDDSDCLPYNKSLHEPTCSESYCTNIAVKVDYLFYCNESVITKAVIKLHVTRVSMSQQVVNQEIKINFYMTNDSIDNVVQLSGNIGYIKGLPIIASYSINNHTKDFFNNTVPKKRDITVPINRNGVCLLTNITKNILIFGQNKRLKCRLFLKRSTKIFNGTDECLRIQHQINTFLGASKKFFISPYGNPHGIGDEKWLGMDVLNNDVIYGEYRAKSSKLLCFNIVKSISFVFAFADTGQTKQENQILNARIEGSAENVTFDVEDLSLVLSIDTYFVDVSVPPMADFPEASHLNIRFPKDLINFPSNKSNYFQSYYFLICMNFMLCLIK